GCGGGGGCGAAGGTGTGCACAAGGAGGTAGCGGTTGGGCGAGATCCCGAGAAGGCCCTTGGGGTTGTCGGGTACGTAGCGCAGCAGGAACACCCACACCACGGCCAGCAGGAGAGTGCCGGCGACGGCGAGGAATCCGGCATAGCTGAGGGTGAGTTTCAGTCGGGCGCTGGGCCCTGGGCCTCTACGCATGCGTACTGCCGGGGGCGATGGTGTCCACACCGGTATCGATCCGGTAGCCGACGCCGGGCACCGTGGCGATGATCCATGGTGCGCCGAGCCGTTTGCGCAGTGCGGAGACGGTGATGCGTACGGCGTTGGTGAGGGGGTCGACGTTCTCGTCCCAGGCCCGTTCCAGCAGCTCTTCGGCGCTGACGACCCCGCCCTCGGCGGCGACGAGGACTTCCAGCACGGCGAACTGTTTGCGGGTGAGTGCGACGTAGCGTCCGTCGCGGAAGACCTCCCGGCGGAAGGGATCGAGCCGCAGGCCCGCGATCTCGCGGACCGGGGGCCGGGCATACGCGCGTCTGCGGTCGAGCGCCCTCAGCCGCAGGACGAGCTCCCGCAGCTCGAACGGTTTGGTGAGGTAGTCGTCGGCTCCGAGCCCGAACCCGGAAGCCTTGTCGTCGATCCGGTCGGCAGCGGTGAGCATAAGGATCGGGATGCCGCTGCCGGAGGCGACGATGCGGCGGGCGACCTCGTCGCCGGAGGGGCCGGGGATGTCGCGGTCGAGGACCGCGAGGTCGTAGGAGTTGACGCTGAGCAGTTCCAGGGCGGAGTCGCCGTCGCCGGCGATGTCGGCGGCGATCGCCTCCAGCCGCAGACCGTCACGGACGGCTTCGGCCAGGTAGGGCTCGTCCTCCACGATCAGTACGCGCATGTCCGAAGCCTAAGCAGCACAACATATCGCCGACGTATTCAAAGACGTATGCACACCGGACACGCGACTCAGCCTGCCGATGCCGGTGCCGGCGCGGGGCGAGGCCGATCCGACGGCGCATGTGCCGTAGTGCGCCACCAGCGGCGCGACGCCAGCGCGGCCAGCACGGCGCCGGCGGCGTTGACCAGTACGTCGTCCACGGAGGACACCCGGTCCAGCCGCAGGACGTACTGTGCGGTTTCAACCAGGACCGAGCAGCCCGCCCCGAGCGCGAGGATCCGCGGTACGGACGCCAGCGCCGCGAACCGCATCGGCGCGAAGAACCCCAGCGCCGCAAAGACCAGCAGGTTGCCGACGATTCCGAGCGGCCCCATCGTGACCAGGTCCCGCAGCGGTACCAGGCTCACCCGGGCGGGGACGATGCCGGCCCCGGCGCCCGGCATCATGGTCATCCATAGGAACGGCACCGTCCCGTGGACCATGCCCACCTCGGCCAGCGACATCCGCCACGCCGATGCGACGCCGACAGCACTCCGACGGCGCGCCGGCGCCCACACCACCAGCGCGGCCAACGGCAGCGCGACCAACGTCATGAGCACCACACCGTTGAACGTGTCGAAGCAGCCGTGCCACCGCCCGGCCATGCACTTCGGAGCGGCCATCATGAGCGGCCCACGCACGACGAACGCGGCGCTTGCCACACCGAGGATCGCCAGGCCGAGGAGCACGACCCTGCGCGTGCGGCGGGGCGGTGCCGACAGGGATGCGTTGTGGTTCATGCCCCCATTGGAGACGGAGGGCCGTTGCGGTGGTGTATGCGATTTTCGATACGCCCGCGATACACGGAGTCCCCGGCATCAAGGAACTGGCGCAAGCCTGAGGTGAGATGGTCTCGCCACCGGTGATCGCACCGGCCCAGCTACTGCGGGCGCTGGACGACTCGTCCGTGCACATCGCGCTGCCGAGCATCCAGGACGAGCTCGCCGTCACGCCCGCACGAAGGCTGTCACATATGGGGCGAGAGCTATCCCGTGAGTACGAGGTCCCCGCCGTCCGCTGGAACGGCCCCGCTCAGCCGCTCGACGACAAGCATCGCTGGAACACCGCATGCCGGCTCCTGCACAACAACACCCTCAAGCCCGAAGACCACCTCGCCAGGCCCGCAGCGCCGCGCTCTTCCAGCTCGCCACCGAGATCCCCGCCGCGATCCTCGCCCGCGCCCTGAGTATCCACACCAACGTCGCTGTCGCCTGGCAACGGCTCTCCGCGGGCGACCGGACCACCTACGCCTTCGAGATCAGCCGACGGGCGAGGCCGACATGACGCTCCCGGAAGGCCACTCCAAAACCGCCAGCTCGGGCCACTGCTGACGCCACCGCGCCGCCTTGGTCTCATAGACCGACCGGGGTGCGAGCACCGGGTTCGGACGAACGACGAGGTTGAACACGTCCGAGAGCCCGTACGGCGCATACACGCGCCACCGGCCGTCGGTCTCCAGACGCACTCCCAGGCAGCACGTCGTCG
This sequence is a window from Streptomyces sp. NBC_01217. Protein-coding genes within it:
- a CDS encoding response regulator transcription factor — its product is MRVLIVEDEPYLAEAVRDGLRLEAIAADIAGDGDSALELLSVNSYDLAVLDRDIPGPSGDEVARRIVASGSGIPILMLTAADRIDDKASGFGLGADDYLTKPFELRELVLRLRALDRRRAYARPPVREIAGLRLDPFRREVFRDGRYVALTRKQFAVLEVLVAAEGGVVSAEELLERAWDENVDPLTNAVRITVSALRKRLGAPWIIATVPGVGYRIDTGVDTIAPGSTHA
- a CDS encoding VanZ family protein — encoded protein: MNHNASLSAPPRRTRRVVLLGLAILGVASAAFVVRGPLMMAAPKCMAGRWHGCFDTFNGVVLMTLVALPLAALVVWAPARRRSAVGVASAWRMSLAEVGMVHGTVPFLWMTMMPGAGAGIVPARVSLVPLRDLVTMGPLGIVGNLLVFAALGFFAPMRFAALASVPRILALGAGCSVLVETAQYVLRLDRVSSVDDVLVNAAGAVLAALASRRWWRTTAHAPSDRPRPAPAPASAG